The nucleotide sequence ACAAATTTGGTTGAGCTCCACACATCAATTGAATATTCTAATTTTAACTTTATTCTAATATTCTATTCTACAATATTCTAATATTCTATCGTAATTCTAATATTCTCATCATTGAGCATAAACTTGTCCCTATCCTATTTTTTCATAGTAAGGAAGACAGAATGTAAGGACAGAGGGCTGTTCCTAAACAGAACTGCCAAAGCTAGGATCAGATACCTTAGAGGTAAAAAAGACTTGgaaaaatcatggaatcattcCCTTCAGCATGATAATTTTTGCCTGCCCATTATTCCCaacctttgggggggggggcggggatggGGAACAGGGCAGGGTGGTGTgaatttggaaggaaaagaataaaaagaatacattAGCAACAACAGACAAGTTACATAGAATGTCAGTGTTTTCACGAAAGATGGAACAGAGGACAGCATCTCACTAAAATTCTAGCAATTCTTCAAAGTAAAAcctttgtagaaaaaaattatttttaaataacaaaatttatGTCAGCTATAGTAAAggatacacatttttaaacagtACTTTTATGctttcttatttctctcttctaTATTCTCTGTTGAAATGCAACATACACACAAAAACTACAAagttgaaataatattttactgCATATGGCTAGTCTTAAACTGAAAGAACTTTATTAATTTGAGATTGGGTACCTCATGATTGATGACAGTCCAGCCACAAGATGAATCACTGTCACTGGaattttcagacattttcaaaGCACGCTGCAAGTAAAAGTAGGTTCTTTTAACGTGCAAGATATGCAATTTCACTATTGCCTTGAAAAACAATAAACAGAAGACTCCAAATCATGATGTTACAGAACCCTACACTAACTCAAAACTGTtattctggaattaaaaaaaagaagatagaatAAAAGcttagaaagaaaatatattcttttgtaCATAGTTCATATTATCTTTTTTATACTTGGAGCAAATATGGCTTTGCTAGGTACCTACCTATTTTAGGCAGCCAAAAAGCTCTTAGACTAGCTAAACACACACAGTTAGCCAATAAATCAATAATCAAATTTAAAATTTGTCTGTAGCATCATTGTTTAAGACATGTTTCAGTAGACGAAGCCATTTCTGAATTCATACATGGCAAGGAATTCAAGGAAAACACCCCGGTATTTTTGAAAAAACACAAATTAGGCTCTTTTGGAAGTAATTCTCTTTAACTACTGGGCAAAAcaaagttttgtgtttctttcacTCCTTTCAAATATAGTGATTCTGAAGAAAATTGAGAGAGTACCTGGAGAGTacaaaaacagaatgaaaaaaccTGAAGTACAAATTGTTACAACAGTACTGGATGACTTTGGTAGTTATTTTCATAAGAGAGCCATCTGGCCGCAGCTGTCTGCTTATTCTCTCTCCTGTACCAGGAATACAGAGTATTCATTATTGTTACACATTcggattattttttaaagttcttaacTAACAGAAATTCTAACTTTAAAAAGAGATGTAATGCATTTCtcattccttaaaataaaaatttactaCAGAtttatcttggggaaaaaaaacttctgaaaaccagaataatttcCAATCGGTTGTGTGTTATTTTATGCATCCAATGtaataaaacaacaaagaaatcaTGGTTCAATAAGGCTTCTATAAAATGACAATATTGACAAAGCAGAGAGTTCTGAGAACTTCAGACATCTGCTTTATTTCCCATACTTTGTTACTTCCAGTAAGAACACAGAGAAAAGCACCTATTTGTTCAAATTTATTTACTCTCTACTTCATTATCAATCCTGCCTTTACTCCCAGTTTGTTAACACAGAAAATATACACAAACCTTGAATTAGAACATCTAAATACGTCAGTGTGGCTAGAAATTTgcacagcaaaacacaaaatttccCATTCCATTTAGGTTTCTTACAAAATACAGTAAACATTTATCTCATATCTCTGCGTTACGGTAGTTATCATACTTTTTCTAATATAACACTTTTTCCTCATCAACTTCAACTAATACATTTGGGGTTACTCTGTAAAAAAAGGCAATGGTGACAATCACAACCACAGtttataaagcaaaaatattcaCTAACAATCAACTTAGGTATCAAACTTACAGAGAAACTGGATTTCCTTTTATTATAAAGCCCTACTTTGAATATGGttgtcattttcctttaaattctttcttccttcattAGTGCTCTTCCTGGAATCTCAGCTGGGGAACATCAGGCAGGGAGTATTTTGTTTTGGGGtcatttggtttgggttttttttaatcatactGTATTCAATCatcaaaataatgattttttttttttaaattatacttctTCAATCATCAAAATAACAAATGCCCAAATGGCAGAGACGGAGTTCCCAAATTCTCATAAGATGATAACATCTGCTTGCTgtcattaaattattttgactttGACCCGGCATTCAGCAGCAGTATTCCTTTCAGAGGAAGGTAACTACCAGCATCAGAACTTGCCACCTAACAGAAAGATCGCTGGCTACGTTGCAAAAACTGTACTGGTAATCTGAAATTATCTTTTAAGAATTCTCTTCAGTATGAAAACATTCCCATTTAATTATTCTACAATTCAACAAACAGAGCAATCATAAGAGTACCACATTTACTGTCATTGAAAACCAGGCCTTTTGTGTAACCACAAACAACACTGTTTGGGGCAAATATAGTACAGGTGGCTACCCAGTCCTTACTAGTAAGTCTGATCTCCACTGTGGAAATTCAGGCTGTGGTTTCGTAACACGGCAATTCCTGCTTTAGTGCACCTCAGTGCTAGATTAAGAACAGTGAAGTCACACAATTAAAATCCTttaatacacaaaaaaaaccccaacctgttgATACATGTGCATTTACAAATTTTGCAAGGGCAAGTTTTAACAGCAGACTGTACTGGACATGGTAAAGTATGTTTTCCTCTAGCTAGCTCAGCATTTCATTGTGGGCCCCAGCTAACTCAACATAAATGCTGGTGTGTTCTCCCTCTCCATCCAGATCACAGACTGACAGGTAACTGAGCACTGCATAAAACCAATTCTACTGAATACCTAACCATGGCCTCAGGTTCCATGGAGTATTAAACATCTGTCTTCCCCTCCTAACTGAAAGCTTCAGGACCTAACTAGGTGGGTATCGGCAGaatcaaaaaatattaaaaaaaaagaggaacaagCAAACAATCACTATTTTCTATTAGTTGCTGGCCTTGAATTAAAAGTTATTTATCTTGTGTTTAACCAGATTATTTTACATTATAATACTGCATATTTAACTGAATACAGGTAATCAATCTCCAAAATAGAAAAATTTTTAGTATCAAGAAAAagaatagaataaaaaagaataattacaaaATCACTGAGATTTACAGGTAGAACCACTAAATTTATCAAATATGATAGAGAACATGGCATCAGACTGAAGGTCATCTCTAGGGTCGCTATATTCCTACAAGCACATTCAGCAAACATACATGAGTAACACAGCTATCAAAAGTAAAGcattatattaattataattaGTGCTAAAAGAGCAAAACAGCCTAAAAAGCCTTAATAAAAAAACGCCTAACTACAGGGCTCATAAACTTCAATCAACACCTAGGGTAAACAGCTTATTTCTGTAAAAGATTAATAAAACACACCTAGTCATAAGTAAATCTAAGGTCAAATCCAGTCTCTTAaggaaactgaaatacagaagactAATCTGAGCCCAATGGCTAAACTGACCAACTCACAAATTCTTCACCAGCTTGTATTCTCCACCACCAAATGACCAAGAACCAGTATGCTGTTCCTACCCACCCAAAGGTGCTGGATACAGTTACCACTGTCTTTCTGAatgcaagctattaaaaaaaaaaaaaaagtagcagcttTGGGCAGGAATTAAACAGACATGAAGCCTGCAAACTTCCTAACTAATCAAGATGATGCTAATGGGTTCTAGCCCAGTAACAGCAAGGATAACTGGAGGACACAGTGGAGTATTCCATATCTCCTGTACGCCAGGTCAAGCCAgaagaaaagtttcaaaaaacaaaaaacaactcaCCCCATACGCACAGCTTCACTCACTTGGCTTCTCACTAAACACTTTTATTGCCgctatttttcagaagaaagttaCAGCTCAAGTTGTTCTGTACTGCAGTCTAAACTGCAAAGCTGATTCTAGGCCTGCAAACGTCCTACACTCTCAGTGACATCACCTTTTAAATTTCTATCTAGACAAAATAAATATCTGTTATATTCAGAGTTCAACCTCTACATATTGTTGTTGGGGGAgtgggggaggtgggggagtgggggaggtgggggggcggggggggggaggaggggtaAGGGAACCAGGAGTGTGAACTACTTTCCTAACCTTAGTGACACGCAAACCAGAAGCACAAGGTGTAGAAGTTTACAGTCATACGTAATGCAATACCAAGTTATTCCACATAAAAATGAGATACCACATCCTATTTATCCACTGGTGAAGAATAAATACCAGTCTCAGAAAGAATAACTATTCCAGTCTAAACAAACCCCTAAGTTCTTCTGTCTTCAAAGAGGATCTCCTAGGCTAAAAAAACCAACTCGGTAAGTGTAGACAAAGGACAAGATGAATAACAAGGCACGGATAGAAATCGGCGTTCTTTAGAGTTTGTTGTGCTGTCATTCCAAGTAAAAACTCATGGTTCTCTTCTACAGCAGCTTCTCTGTCgcacagcagaaataaaaacatgctaCAGTGGTATCACACTTCAGGGTTTTCATGCAAATCTATTATTTCTACTGAGCGGTGTAATTTCTTTCCTAAAGTAACATTCTTCTTCATGAATATATTTAGCAACCCATACCGACTATTCCATCGCTACGACTTCCAGCCAGACAAATGTGGCTTCTAGGAGCCAACCCATGCCAGGGCACTCGCTCCCTGCTGAGCGCTCACGACCTCTCTCCCACACACCTGACACAGAAACCGGCCCGGTACCGGAACAGTTCAGGGCACACCCCCCCACTGAGGAAACAGAACACCTTGCATCAGCCGGAGAGACGGAGGCAGATGatgaaagagaaggaagttgGCAAACGCCATGGCCAGGGCCGGCACAGCGGGCAGTGCCGCCCGCCGAGCCCGTGCGGCCGCCGCGGAGAGGCGCggccgccccgcaccgccccggtTGCTCGCTCCCTGCGGCCAACAGCGGGCGGCTGCCCCCGCCGCAGCGCCGCCGGGCTCTGCCCGCTCCAGGCAGCCCCTCACGCACCGccggccgccgcgctccccgggAGGCCGCGCACCGCGGCCAGGCCGAAGGCGGCAGCTCCCCCGCGGGCCGCTCCCACCGCCTCACCTAAGCGCGGCCCCCCACGGGGCCCGGCACGGACGAGGGGACACGGACCGCGGCCGCCAGTGACGCCGTCAAAAACAACACCGACCCGGGCCGAcccgcccgggccgggccgcgcctgCGCAGGGGGGCGGCGCCCCGCAGCACCCTGGCGAGCGTAGTCCGAGCGTAGGCCGCGGCCCggcggcccgcccgccccgccgacTGCAGCGCCCAGCGGGCACCGCGGCGGgaggcccgccccgccccgcccccgctgCTATGGCAACGCCGCGCCGCCGCGCTCGGGCCGAGCGGCCGCCGCGTTCCCGGACAGCGGCAGCGGgtctgggccgggccgggcccgcggaGCTCGGGAGGGAGCGCGGCGCGGAGGAGCGCGAGGGCGGGCCTGCGGGCCGGCCGCGGACAGCGAGCGCCGAGGCACCTGCGGCGCGGGGAGCGCCTCTCAGAGGCCATCCCGGCATAGCCAGGCGAGGGCCAGCCGCTGCGAAGGGACGCGCTCCCTGACGGGCGAGTAGTGCTTGTGCTAAGggcaaggaaaaaacccacaacgacaaaaccacaaaaaagccccaccaaagaaaaacccaccaaaaaaaaaaaaaaaaaggcacaacagATGGAGACTAGAAGTATTTGATCTTTCTGGTTTTGGACAGGTGGAAGAACTCTGATGACTGTGAATTAACGCATTTGGAAAGTTTCCCAACAGCACGGGCTTGGAACCAGACGGCTGCGGCCGTGCTGCCTCCGGAGAAGCTGTCCTTTCCCAGAGAGCCGCTCGCAGCTGGGGGTAAGGCAGCTCCTACACCGCATCCCATCCAcaatacacacagagcagagccTAAAGCCCGGGGAATTGGGCCCCACCAGTGCTCTAATACTGGTGCAAAAACTAAACGGGAGACAACAACAGGCCTCATTAATAAACAAAGTAAAGTCAGGATTTCTTACGTGAGTTTTATCTAAGCTAGCAACTTGaatgttttcttcatctcttaCATGACTGAGGtacaaagaaaaaagatctcATGGCACCTCTGAAGACCAGCAGGTTTTGAATGGCTTGCTCAGCAAAACTAAGGGAGGTGCCCTTTCAGGGCAGTTTTACTGCATGCTCACCAACACTGCGTTAGAGCACCTACCACCAACAGACTAAGGAGTATCTGTCATATGTTAATTCACTCcctacagaggggaaaaaaaagtaaactcaTGCATGCAAACATGAGTGAAGAAGTACAGTCATTTGGACATTTCTTTAGGGCTCTATTTTAGCATACATACTTCTGTATATTAGaaaagtcaaaaccaaaacaaactatCCACAAAACCTCACTAGATTCTTACTCTCATTCCTATTTTTATTATCTATACTATTTCTACCACACATATTAAGATATTTTCTATGCTCAAGATTATCACTAATGCAGAAGTTGATGCAAATTCCAAATTTTTGCTGCTACTTCATAGTTAATGGACTAATTTATCACTGACCACAGTTTACTAAATAAGGTCAAAAGTCAGCAGTGTTAAGTTCCTCACTCTCCACTGTGCCTGTATTTCAATACACATCTTGAGCAACATTTGCTCTGACCACAATCATTTGACAAATTTGAAATGCTTTGCCCTGTTATTTGAAAGGCTGAATTAAAATATGTCTCCTGAATAGGGAAAGAAGATGACTTCTGCCAAGGAACTGCCATCAAGTCTGAACACTGAGCAAAACCAATCTCCTCATCTGCCCCTCTGCACAAATCCTGGCAACCCGGTGTTTTCCTGTATGCTGGACCCCAAAACACTCATGACCAACAGTTCTTTGACAAAGCCTCAGGTTTTACTGTTTAAAACAACTTCAAGTGAATATGGTGCTATACCACCTATCTCGCAGATGGTACCCTGTATTTATCATCCAGTGGATCAAACCTTTTCAAAACACTTACTGACTTGTGCGTCATTTCAAGATACTTATTTAAACACTGCCATTGACAGAAGTAGGGTATATGACTACCCCAATTTCCAGCATACTCTATAAAAACGCATCTCCATCTTTTTTTCATAGACTTAGATGAGACACCtagctttaagaaaataaatctgttattTCAGTATTCTGGGAATAACTGTCAATATCTGatgtattttgattttgctgtgttgtcatggtttaactaAACCAAATTAAACAGtttcattaaactgttttctaattttaaaacataaagtcAGTCTCCACATTCTTACATGTCAGGACCAGCATAACGCATATGACTTCGATACAGTACACACATCATCAGCTCAGGTATTGAAGTCAAAAGTGTAACATCCAACAATATAATCAGATGAAACAGGCAGATATTGTTCATGCCACCAATTTGCTTCCCTAACCTTTAAAGAGGGCACTGTTTCTATTTCATAGCAGTAGAAAAAGGTGCCTGCCCACATCAAAACCAGCCTTGAGCAGCTATAACAAATCACTGCAATACAAACAGCCTATACAGATGTATACAGAGTGTTCTAATAGGCTCTGGaaccaaaacagaaaatcagGAACTTACAACCAGCACCTACTCCATTGCATGTTCTTCTTCCCATTGCCAGCGTCTCTCCTCCTTAGCCCCCGCTTCTCCTCAGTAATTATACGAAATAGCCTTATTTTGGCAAGTATACCATTACACTCAACTGAGGCACTAAAGCTCCTGCATTGCTGTCCTTCCAACTGctataaaaaagtattttcaccCCCTTCCATTGCAGTGGAGTAGGTATCTGTAGGAAAGAAGGAACAGCAGCTACCCCAGACGTTTCTGACTCACCTCAGCACGCCTCTCAAGGCTCTAAGTAAAGCAACTGGAAACAACGCCTGCACCTTCTCCCTGTTCCAAGAGTATAAAATTTACACAGAATAACATATATctgcataaaaaatattttcttctaaagacAGAAATCTGTCATAAATGGTATTCAGGAAACAGACTCGTGGAAAATTCAGAAGTCTGCTAAAACTGCTACTGAAAGGAGTGTAGTTGAAACAGTCACAATTTGGACAGAACGCCTAACAAAACAGAACCACTTCGAGTCCCGTGTTTCGGGTTGTCACGCTAATACAAATGCTAACATATATATAAACAATAAAATTCTGTATTACATTCTTccgctatccagaacaacaggtGCAGGAATTCAAAGGACAGTGTCATGCTTCATGTCATTTTACACCACTTGTAACCTCACCAGGATGGTCCCTTTTTTGAGAATCTGTAATCACACCAGTATTCCTGAGATACCGGCCAGTGTCAACAGAGTATAAATTAAAACACTAGCTcaagaaaaatatgtattctcATATAAATAACAACGGTTTTGATTTAGAATATGCTATTACAGCACTACACTGTAAGATTACTAATTGTAGTAGTATGGAGGAAGTCATATTCATTGATAGGACTATTTATCACACGATTAATTAACCACTACAATACAACGCTACAGGTTTATAATTTTTCCAATTACCTTGTTTGGTCAGCCCaaacaaatgtttcaaaataGTCTGAAAATATTCAGTGTACATTCCTTAATGTTAAAAAGAATGTTCTGCAGGACGTAACATCTACCTCTATGCTAACAGGTGGAGGTTTTCCAAATTAGATGCCTGAATTACAGTATCTAAATTCACTTAGTTTCAGATGTGCCAAACACTATGAACAataagaaaagaggaaagcatATAACCATAATGAAACAGAACTCTTTCAGCTTTGgtggagaacagaaaaacaagaagTTAACAGGTATTGACTACATGGAGCTACTGAAGTTGTTTGAAAACCAACTGTCTAGCTTCAGTAGATATTTCCAGACAAATGTTTAATTTAGTTATGAGTAACTTTAAATCAAGTACCAAAAGCATGTTTTAATATTCAGCCCACCAATAtatcacagaaagcaaaaatatgaCAACTTTGTATCAAAATGATATAAAATATATCTAATCATATTTGTTATAATACTACACTTTCCAAAAATAGTAATTCATATATCCAATCTTTTATCAATTCTGTAGGTGTTCTgagtgaaacagaaaaatgtctaGTTAAGAACATACTGAAGAGAACTAAGATTCTTTCTGATGCCCTCAAAAGGTGTCCCtgttaaaaagttattttttttttttttctattaagatTCTTGTGTTGTTCCTTGAATTAGGTGTCGAATCTTCTCAGCATCTTTttctatagttttatttttaggatCAATCTTGAGAGCTGCTTCATAATCCTGGAGACCTAATACAGATACATTTAAGAAGAAGGTCAATCAATAATGCAAGAGCATCCTCTTTAGCAACTAACTGGAAATAACTGCTCCCTAGTCATACGCATAATGTATTGATCTTGAGTTTTGCTATTGAGCAAGATGGAATCAGAATTACATTAGGCTTTGTcagtaaataaatttatattttgtttacattatttaaaaaacattttagtgGAAACACTGTACTACATAAACATTTTCAGGTATTGAAACATgaaaacacatacatacacacatatatgcatatgtgcATAAGGGGAGTGTTCAAAAGTGTTCTGCAGATGAGTAAAATTGAAGAACAGAATGAAAGTgcatgaaaacaaggaaaaaaagacatgaacTGTGAATACTGgagcttggggggaaaaaaggcaaaccatGAGTACAGGAAATAAAATCTTGTTTAATTGTCTTTTTTATAAGGTTTCCAAGTGCAAATGGAGCTGTAAGGGAATGACAAAGTGATTCATAGGTAGAAAAAGGTAACCGATGAGAAAAGCTTAGTATTTCAACACTAACATTCTTTATATTCTTCGTTTTCTATTATCAACATTCACTTTTACAATTTTACAATTCACAATTACAAAACTAAACTGGTACTCTTAGAGAACTCAGTAGGGACACTGTTAATTCAGCTGTTTTCACACAAATCACATGTACTTGATGAAACATTTTGCTCATCAATACAGGTTTCATAAATCATTTTACAAAGATACATTACTAAGCACTTCACAAGCaaatattttagaagtatttCAGGTTAATTTGTTCCACAGttgaaaatactgtaaatataatCTCAAAACCAATAAAACATTGCTTCATGAACAGAAAAACTAGCGCAACCTAGTTTCATATCAGTTTGCATCCTACATTTGAATGCTTCCCAACACAAATATCTCATCTCCAACCTCTTATTCATTCCTCACTAATACCTTCTGTGGCCACCAAGCTGCCATGGTCAACAGCTGGCCACTACAGACAAGAAAGACTGACCCAATAGACCAAACAGAGGATACACACTTCCCTAAAGCCTTTTCCTCAATAGAAAAACTGTGTACTCCTTAAATTCGGAATacaatcatttttttcttaaaacttgtAAAGATTTTTCAAGTGGAATTGCAATTAtccagtaaattaaattaaaaaattagggaATGTGGTATGAAGGCTCGTAACAAAAGAAACATAGGTTGTACAGGCCTCCTTTAACGTCCCTCTTGAAAAATTAAAGGTGTGAGCACTCTCATTGAGCTAAACAGAACTACCTGAACGTCAGTATAAATCCATGTGCATGTTTTCACAAAACCAAGGTCTCACCTTCAGTATATAATTCCAGCTGACAAAATGCTGTTCCACGTCTCACATATGCTTTTACTCGAGCATTCTCATTATCAGGAACAGGTGGTGTCAGCAGTTCTAGTGCCTTTACAAATGAAAACACCCAAAATATTTAGAGGTAGATTTtccataattttgttttcttctcatttacaCACACTTCTCTCCCCTAATCCCTATTATTATGCAGTAACATAATAACTAttcaaagagaaatataaaataactaTTCAAATTTAGCTATATGGCTTGTGAATCTAGTCATTAAGATTTGTCACCCCACAGTTTGATAAATACAGTTTCATTGCCATGGCTAAAAACTGACAAATACTGGATTAAATGTTTATTACAGTCAAATAATGTATTCTATTTTCATACATGATATTCCATAGcatgctaccaaaaaaaaaaaaaaaaaaaaagcagccctaAAAAAGCATGTGTTGCAGTAGtaattactagaaaaaaaaatagaagaaacaagTTTCAAGCCCCAAGTACTTATTAGTTCAAAAAATAATAACTCTGGGAAAACTTTCTCCAAATTATTCAGGTGCCATTTGAGATAGCTCTTCTCTCATTGCACAAATAATGGCTTCTAAAACACCAAGATGATACAGCCCTTCTTTAAAAACatcttgttggggtttttttaaggtatccTCCTCATCACCACcaccttttttcttcccaccaAATGAACACCACAACATAATACAAAAGGTATCTGTGtatatgttcttttctttcctgctcaAAGTTGTCTTTCTTTTCAGGTTTATATATTGCTACAATATTTCACCTGTAAAGAAACATGTACTGAATCTACTTATGGCCATTCCTCCCAAATGTCTGGAAGcatggtttagggttttttttgtttctttgttttaaatttctgaaagttCATTAATTAATCACTGTCCAGTTTTAACCTTTCACCATGACTTCATTATAtcaattttgaattaaaaaatttgGAATTGCACTAATAAGTATTTACAGATCTGCTTGAAACAGAAGCATCACAGTAATAAATCACAATCATGTATAAGCTGACAGAGAAGCTATGTATTTATACCTTAGAGGAATCTTCAATAGCTTTATGTAAATTTCTCAGTTTAAGGTGGCAAGCAGCACGATTGAGATACAGTAGGGGAAGTTTATTGTTTAGTCGCACTGCGAGGTTATATGCATTTACAGCCGCAAGATAGTTTCCCGTTGCAAACATTTTGCTAAGTATAAAACAAAAAGTGAGACACGCACTTTAAACAAGGTgataaatcacaaaataaataCCTAATTATTGTTaacaatttcttttcaaaaatttgAAGGTTTAGGAGCTTTTCCTTGGAAATGGCCATTTATAGCCCTTTCTGAGAACAACACGGCTGACAGCTCAGTCAGACTTGATGCTGACAATACAGCATATAGACACACAACCTAACAAAAACAGTCACTGCTTAAAAGCAATGCAGAACAGTAAGAGGCAGACACATCTATGCAGACACAGGACTAATTCTGAAAGCTATGTATCTGATTATGATTGCCTAATCAAACCTTTCTGTATAACACAGCTATATAAACATAccaatatttttatcaaattcCTGAAGTTTTAGACAGATGTTTAACCTCTTAATAAAAAGTACAAATTCAAGGAAATCCACCTAAGTATAATATTGCATTGACTTAACTATCCTCATAGAAAATTATGCATTATATGTTCACAATTATTTTGTCCATCATGAGCTTCAGCAATTGCATCTCATGACTTTATCAGATTCAAACCCCATAAGCTGTCAATAAATTCTCTACTACGTAGACATTCACCATCTGTATCTAGGATAAATAGAAAATATCAAAACTAAACAATAGATATACACTATATaactaatatttaattttaaatacaccTTCAAATGGAATCTAACTTACTTTCCTTTGTCCTTTAACCAATCTGgattcttctcctcttcttttaaATCTTCCAGCTCAGACAAATCAGCACTTATTGTTCTTCGAGCTTCCGCTTGTTTCCGTAGCCACTGTAGATATACAACGTGTAAgtattatttctgaagaaaaattcaaatccaAAAAAGGATTTTGCTTTGATCTCTTCACTCACTCCTATCAAAAGAATTCTATTTGCCACATATTTTGTacagagagaaatatttaattatgtcAGATATGAAAAACTTTCAAGTTTCCCCACATATTTTATTACTGTGTGAGCAGTAAGGTTACTGCATcactaaaacatttttgtttgcttgttttggaaTTTCTAAACTCTTTATGCTCATTTAATAGAGCTCAAAAGACCTAACTGTGAGCTTCTTTTTAAGAGGACAGAACTTAAAGAATCTGAAATGTAAGAGTAAAGACATTTCAAATTTTGTACTTCaaggaattaaaataatattgctgccttttttttttttttgcttccccaAAAAAGGAACATGCTATTTATTAATCTGCATAATCACATGC is from Strix aluco isolate bStrAlu1 chromosome 12, bStrAlu1.hap1, whole genome shotgun sequence and encodes:
- the PIERCE2 gene encoding piercer of microtubule wall 2 protein, which gives rise to MTSAKELPSSLNTEQNQSPHLPLCTNPGNPVFSCMLDPKTLMTNSSLTKPQVLLFKTTSSEYGAIPPISQMVPCIYHPVDQTFSKHLLTCASFQDTYLNTAIDRSRVYDYPNFQHTL